The Bacillota bacterium genome has a window encoding:
- a CDS encoding sugar phosphate isomerase/epimerase: protein MIQLGVNSVLFGGFDFATAAKYIAMAGYDGVEISAIKGMCEHLELDRWREQAPELKRIVEDNGLKFLSMEEAALDEDRLIKAFEAGAELGIPIINVGPGGKSNSEEDFQRQTDLLAKMAEKASTYGVTLCVKAHVGACIYNTPTTLRAMEKITSPAFGIDMDPSHIYRAGEDPAWALSQVLPRVRHLHIRDCLGKGPGPGTPPNQACGRGDIDLMAFCKVLVEGGYSGPVCLEVIGAGQLELPQVAIIAAESYGYLNACFKALGAR from the coding sequence ATGATCCAACTTGGCGTAAATTCGGTGCTATTTGGCGGGTTTGATTTTGCCACTGCTGCCAAGTACATAGCCATGGCCGGTTATGATGGGGTGGAAATATCCGCCATCAAAGGAATGTGTGAACACCTGGAGCTTGATCGCTGGCGGGAGCAAGCTCCGGAACTCAAGCGGATCGTTGAGGATAACGGCCTCAAGTTCCTTTCAATGGAAGAGGCGGCTTTGGATGAAGACAGGCTGATCAAAGCTTTTGAAGCAGGCGCGGAGCTTGGCATTCCCATAATCAATGTCGGCCCCGGCGGGAAATCCAATTCTGAGGAAGATTTCCAGCGCCAGACCGATCTCCTGGCCAAAATGGCTGAGAAGGCCAGCACATATGGCGTTACTCTTTGCGTAAAGGCCCATGTTGGGGCATGTATTTACAACACTCCGACAACTCTACGGGCCATGGAGAAGATCACCTCGCCAGCATTTGGCATCGATATGGATCCAAGCCACATTTACCGGGCTGGAGAGGATCCTGCCTGGGCCCTTTCACAAGTATTGCCCCGAGTGAGGCACCTTCATATCCGTGATTGTCTAGGCAAAGGACCGGGTCCTGGAACGCCTCCAAATCAGGCATGCGGGCGTGGAGATATAGACTTGATGGCATTCTGCAAGGTCCTGGTGGAGGGCGGCTATTCCGGGCCGGTTTGCCTCGAGGTGATCGGCGCTGGCCAGCTTGAATTGCCGCAGGTGGCTATTATCGCGGCGGAGAGCTATGGCTATCTCAACGCGTGCTTCAAAGCTTTAGGTGCAAGGTAG